The Vannielia litorea genomic interval CCTCGGGTGGCGGGAGGGTGCCGCTGCGCAAGGACCGCAGCATCTTGGTTGACCTGACTGCGCCTGCCCCTCTATTTTGTGCCCAAGGTGCGGCGCAAAGACCGCGTCGAACGGGCGCAAGGGACAGCGGCGTGAAGATTCTCCGGCCATTGATCGTGATGTTGCTTCTGGCGGCCTGTTCGCTTCCGCGGGGTGCCGCGATTTCGAACGAGGTGCTGAAGGAGCAGAATGCGGAGAACCCGCAGATCGCGGTGTACCCGGTGACCCGCGCCCTGCTGCCCCGCTTTGCCTCCTGGCCCTATACCGGCAGCGGCATCCGCTCGGACGGTTGGCTGCGTGGCTCCGGGCGCACCGGCGAGCCGCATATCAAGCCCTTCGACCGGGTCGACCTGATCATCTGGGATTCAGAGGACAACTCGCTCATCACCCCGACTGGGGCCAAGCTGGTTGAACTGCGCAACCTCCGGGTCAATCAGAGCGGCCATATCTACGTGCCCTACCTTGGCGAGCAGCGCATTGCCGACAAGACGGCCGATGCCGCCCGCCGCCAGCTGGAAAGCCGGATGATCGAGATTGTCCCCTCGGCGCAGGTGCAGCTCACCGTGCTGCCCGGCACCGCAAGCGCTGTTTCACTGGTGGGCGGGGTCAACGCGCCGGGCACCGTGGCGCTGCCCGATGGCGGCTTTACTGTGCTTGGCCTGATCGCCCAAGGCGGTGGTCCGCAGGCAGGGCTGCGCAACCCGCGTGTGCGGCTGATCCGCGGCGGCCACACCTATGCCACCTCGCTGCAGCGGCTCTATGACAACCCCTCGCTCGACACCACGCTGGTGGGCGGCGACAAGGTAATGCTGTTTGCCGATGATCGTTACTTCCGCGCGCTGGGCGCCAGCGGCACCGAGCAGCTGATCTACTTCGAGAAAGAGCATATTTCGGCTCTGGATGCGATGTCGCTGATCGGCGGGCTGGAAGATACGCGGGCCAACCCCAAGGGCGTGCTGATCCTGCGGCACTACAGCCCGCGCGCGGTGCGGGCGGACGGGGTGAAGGGGCCGCAGAACGTGCGGACGGTCTTCACCATTGACCTCACGCGGGCCGATGGCCTGTTCTCGGCCGAGAAGTTCGCGATCCACCCGCAGGACACGGTGCTCGTGACCGAAAGCCCGGTGACGAACGCGCGCACGATTTTCTCGCTGGTGGGCAGCGCGGTGGGTGTTGGCAATCAGCTGAGCAACTGACGGGAGCGGGCCGGCGCCGATGCGGCGCGAACGGCCCCGCCTGTCAGACGAAGCCCAGCCGCTCGATGGCCTGAAGCGCCAACTCGCGCGAATCGGAATTGCCGCGACGGACCCCGTCGTTCAGCAGGTGCAGTTTGGAGCTGAGACGTTTGTGCGATACTTCACACCGAATGAAATCAGCGACTTCGACGTCGCCGAGCGACAGGATGTGCTTGGCAACCGCTTGGACACTCTGGTCTGGCATGTGAATCCCCCGATGGCACATGAATCTCCCCGCCAAAACGCTAGCGAGAACGTCGCTTTTTCGCAACGTGCAGACCGGGTTTGCACGTATGGCGGGAGGTAGCGGCGCGATGGCGGTTGCGCGGGCGGTCGGCTGTGACGGCGGCGGAAGCGGCTCGCGGCTTGTGTTGCTGTGGGACGGTGCCCGCCATGAGGTGACGGGCGGGCCAGCCAATGCGACGAGCGACAGGGCGGGCGCGGTGGCGGAGATTGCGGCGCTGCTGGCGCGCGCGGCGGAAGCGGCGGGCGTTGCGGTGGAGGCGTTGAAGGGCCTCCCGGCGCATTACGCGATTGCGGGCGTTGTCGACGAGGGCATCGCCCAGGCAGTGGCGGAGGCGCTGCCGGTGCCGGGCGTGGTGGAGGAAGACCAGCGCGCTGCGGTGCGGGGGGCGCTCGGCGCAGAGCCGGGCTTCGTGGCGGGCATCGGCACCGGCTCCTACCTTGCGCGGCAGGGAGAGGCCGGATTTGCCACCATCGGCGGGCACGGGCTGGTGCTGGGCGACGAGGCCTCGGGCGCGTGGCTGGGGCGGGAGCTGTTGCGGGCCGTGCTGGCGGTGGCGGACGGGATGGAGCCTGCTACGCCGCTGACGCGGGCGGTGAGCGCTGAGTTCGGTGGCGCCTCTGGCGTTGTGGCCTTCGCCGCCAGCGCGAGGCCGCAGGAGTTTGCCAGCCTTGCGCCGAGGGTCTTCGAGGCCGAGGGCGACTCGGTGGCGCGGCACATGCTGGTGTGCGGCGGCGACTACATTGCGCGCGGGCTGTTGGCGCTGGGCTGGTCGGCGGGCGATGTGATTTGCCTGACCGGCGGCGCGGGGCCGCGCTATGCCGGGTTTCTGCCGCAGGAGATGCAGGACGCGCTGGTGCCTGCCTGCGGTTCGGCGCTGGATGGGGCGCTTGCCCTCGCGCTGGAGCAGCGCCCGTGAGCGCCGTCGCCTATACCGCCGGGGCCGTGCATGACGGCACCGCGCTGCGCCGGGGCGTGGCACTGGTGGTCGAGGGGCCGGTGGTGCGCGGGCTGGCCGCGGCGGGAGAGCTGCCCGAGGACTGCGCTTTGGTGGAGACCGGGGTGGCGATCATCGCGCCCGGCTACGTGGATTTGCAGGTGAACGGCGGCGGCGGGGTGATGCTGAACGACGGGCCATCGCCGGAGCGGTTGCGGGTGATGGCGCGCGCCCACGCCGCCTGCGGCACCACCTCGATTCTGCCGACCCTTATCACTGCTGCGCCCGATACCACGGAGCAGGCCATTGCCGCAGTTGAAACGGCCATTCCGGGCGTGATCGGGCTGCATCTGGAGGGGCCGCACCTTGACCCGGCAAAGGCGGGGGCGCACAGCCCCGGGCTGATCCGGGCGATGGGGGAGGATGACCTTGCGCGGCTTCTGGCGGTGCGGGGGCGGCTGAAGGTGACGCTGGCGCCTGACAGCGTGAGTCTGGGGCAGGTCGAGCGGCTGGCGGCGGATGGTGTGCTGGTGTCGCTCGGGCATGCCGCTTGCACCTATGAGCAGGCGAGAGACTATGCGGCGGCAGGCGCGCGCTGTGTGACCCACCTGTTCAATGCGATGAGCCAGATGGAGAGCCGCGCGCCGGGGCTGGCGGGGGCGGCGCTGGCCTGCGGCGAGTTGAGCGCCGGGCTGATCTGCGACGGGGTGCATGTGCACCCGGAGACCATGCGCTTGGCGGCGCGGGGCAAGCAGGGGCCGGGGCGGCTGTTTCTGGTCAGCGATGCGATGGCCTGCGCGGGCAGCGAGATTGCCAGCTTCACGCTGGACCGGCGCGAGATCCTGCGGCGGGACGGGCGGCTCACGCTGGCCGATGGCACGCTGGCGGGCGCCGATCTGGTGATGGCGCAGGCGGTGCAGAACGCGGTGCGGCTCATGGGGCTGAGCGTGGAGGAGGCGATTGCGATGGCGACCGGCGTGCCTGCCGCGCTGGTGGAGGCCGAGGTGGGGCGGCTCAGGCCCAAGGCACCGGCCGACTTCATCGCGCTGGATGAGAGCCTGAACGTGCAGCGCGTCTGGCAGGCCGGGTCAGAGCTTTAGCGGCGCCCGGCTGAGGGCATTGCCCGCCTCGGTGGCCTTTTGCAGCAGGCTCAGGAAGGTGGCCTGCTCGGCGGTATCTAGCCCCGCTAGGATATCGGATTGCAGTGCGGCGACGACCGGCTTGGCCTTGGCCAGCAGGGCGGCCCCTTGCTCGGTGAGGGAGAGTTCGCGGGCGCGGCGGTCTCGCGGGCTGACCCGGCGGGCGACGAGGCCCTTGCTCTCCATCCGGTCAAGCACGCCGCCGATGGTGACCTTGTCATAGGCCACGGCCCCGGCGAGCGCGGCCTGCCCCAGCCCCTCGGATTCACCCAGCGTGGAGAGCACGGCATATTGCACCGGGGTCAGCTCAAGCCCGCGTTCGGCCAGCCGCTCGGTGAAGATCGCCACCGCAATCTGGTTCAGCCTGCGGATCAGGTGGCCGGGCATGTTGTGGATGGCGGGCAAGACGGGCCTCTTGTGGTGGGGCGGATGGCTTGGCAGGGTAGACTCGCGGAGGGCAATTGACAAGCATGCTTATAGTAAGTATGCATACCAATAACGCGATAGGGAGGAAGCGATGGCTCTGCTCGGAACACTCGAGGAGCTTCCGGAGGACTACCGGGAAGACATGACGGCGGCGGGCGTGGCCCCGCTCTGGCCGATGATGCGCAACGTGCTGCCTCATGGCGCACCCAAGCCGGTGACCAAGCCGGGCCACTGGCGCTACGAGGCGATCCGCCCGCTTCTGCATCGCGCGGGCGAGCTGACCCCGGTTGAAAAGGCCGAGCGCCGGGTGCTGGTGCTGAGCGATCCGGGGCGCGGGACGGGGTCGATGCAGGCGACCTCCTCGATTTACCTTGGTCTCCAGTTCCTGCTGCCGGGCGAGACCGCCCCGGCCCATGTGCATACACCCAGCGCGGTGAGGATCATCGTGGAGGGCGAGGGCGGTTATACGGTGGTGAACGGAGAGAAGCTGCCGATGCAGGAGGGCGACCTTGTGCTCACCCCCGGCGGCGAGTGGCATGACCACGGGCATGAGGGCAAGGACCCCGTTGTCTGGCTCGACGCGCTGGACCTGCCGCTCTTTGTTTACCTCGAAGGGTCTTATGCCGAAGAAGGCCCGCTGCAAAACCAGCGCAACCGGCCTGACCCCAGCCAGATCGACTATCGCGCCGCCGGTCTCGCCCCGGCCCGCAAGCTGGGGGCGCAGAAAAAGCGCTACCCGATGGCGCGCTACCCCTGGGCCCGGACCCGCGAGGCACTGGTGGAGACGATGAAATACGATGGCGGCCCGGTGGTGGAGCTGGATTACATCAACCCCGAGACCGGGACGGATGTGCTGCCGACCATGGGGTTCACCGCCATGATGATCGAGGCGGGCGGCACGGAAACACCGCCGCTGCGCTCCTGCTCCTCTGCCTTTCATGTGATCGAGGGCAAGGGCCACTCCATCGTCAACGGCGAGCGGATCGACTGGGCGGCGAAAGACACGTTTACCGCCCCGGTCTTTGCAGAAATCACCCATCACGCGGATGAGGAAGCCTTTCTCGTTCGCATCCATGACCGCCCGCTTCAGGAGAAGCTGGACTACTACGAGGAGCGCGCCCGATGACCGACTACCTGTTTGATGCCCCGGAGGTGAAATCCGTGCCGGTGGAGGGTGAAAGCGCGGAATACCCGATTCACCGGATCTTCTGCGTTGGCCGGAACTACGCCGCCCATGCCGAGGAGATGGGGTTCGAGGTGGATCGGGAGGCGCCGTTCTACTTTTCGAAGCAACTCCATGCCGTGCTGCCGACCGGGAGCACCCTGCCCTACCCGCCCGGCACCGAGGACTTTCATTACGAGATGGAGCTTGCGGTGGCGCTGGGCGCGGAGGTGTTCAAGGGCACGCCCGAGCAGGGGGCGGCGGCGGTGTACGCCTATGGCTGCGGGCTGGACATGACCCGGCGCGACCAGCAGATCGCCTCGCGCAACAAGAAGCGCCCGTGGATGCTGGGCAAGGACGTGGAAGGCTCCTGCGTGCTCTCGCCGATGACCAAGGCGAACGGGTTTAGCGTGGGCACGCAGCGGATTCATCTGGAGGTGAACGGGGCCCAGAAGCAGGATTCGACCCTCGACCTGCTCATCCACAAGGTGCCCGAGGTGATCGCCCACCTCTCCGGCTTCTACCACCTGCGGCCCGGTGACATCATCCTGACCGGCACGCCCGAGGGCGTTGGCCCGGTGGTGGCGGGTGACAAGCTGACCGGCGGCATCGACGGCCTCGCGCCGATCGCACTCGATATCGGGCCAGCGGAATGAAGTTTCACGGCTACTTCCGGTCGTCCAGCAGCTACCGCTGCCGGACCGCCTGCAACCTGAAGGGGGTGGATTATGACTTCGTGTCTGTTCACCTCACCAAGGATGGCGGCGCGCAGAAGGGGGAAGGCTACAAGGCGCTGAACCCGCAGGGGTTGGTGCCGAGTTTCGAGTTGGAGGGCGGCGAGGTGCTGACGCAATCGCCCGCCATTCTGGAGTGGCTCGACGAGACCTACCCGGAGCCGAAGCTGCTGCCAGATGACCCGATTGAGCGCGCCCATGTGCGGGCTTTCTGCGCCGCCATCGCTTGCGAGATCCACCCGCTGCAAAACCTGCGGGTGCTGCAATACCTGCGCGGTGAATACGGGCAGGATCAGGAGGGTGTGGAGGCTTGGTGCCAGCGCTGGATCGGCAACGGGCTGGCGGCCTGCGAGGCGCTGCTGGCCAAGCGGCCGGCGCAGGACTTCTGCTTTGGCAACGCGCCTGGGATGGCCGATATCTACCTTGTGCCGCAGGTCTTTTCTGCCGCGCGGTTCAAGGTGGACCTGAGCGCCATGCCCAACCTGCGGCGCATTGCGGAGACCTGCAACGCGCTACCGGCCTTTGCCGAGGCGCACCCGAGCAAACAGCCCGATGCAGAATGACCGGCGCTGACTAGCCACAACGGGGGAGGAGACCCGATGAGCAACGACCGTTTCGTGATTGCAGGCGGTGGGATAGGCGGACTCGCCCTCGCCATTGGCCTTGCCCAGAAGGGGCAACGCTCCATCGTGCTGGAGAAGGCAA includes:
- a CDS encoding fumarylacetoacetate hydrolase family protein, producing the protein MTDYLFDAPEVKSVPVEGESAEYPIHRIFCVGRNYAAHAEEMGFEVDREAPFYFSKQLHAVLPTGSTLPYPPGTEDFHYEMELAVALGAEVFKGTPEQGAAAVYAYGCGLDMTRRDQQIASRNKKRPWMLGKDVEGSCVLSPMTKANGFSVGTQRIHLEVNGAQKQDSTLDLLIHKVPEVIAHLSGFYHLRPGDIILTGTPEGVGPVVAGDKLTGGIDGLAPIALDIGPAE
- a CDS encoding polysaccharide biosynthesis/export family protein; translated protein: MKILRPLIVMLLLAACSLPRGAAISNEVLKEQNAENPQIAVYPVTRALLPRFASWPYTGSGIRSDGWLRGSGRTGEPHIKPFDRVDLIIWDSEDNSLITPTGAKLVELRNLRVNQSGHIYVPYLGEQRIADKTADAARRQLESRMIEIVPSAQVQLTVLPGTASAVSLVGGVNAPGTVALPDGGFTVLGLIAQGGGPQAGLRNPRVRLIRGGHTYATSLQRLYDNPSLDTTLVGGDKVMLFADDRYFRALGASGTEQLIYFEKEHISALDAMSLIGGLEDTRANPKGVLILRHYSPRAVRADGVKGPQNVRTVFTIDLTRADGLFSAEKFAIHPQDTVLVTESPVTNARTIFSLVGSAVGVGNQLSN
- a CDS encoding MarR family winged helix-turn-helix transcriptional regulator, producing MPAIHNMPGHLIRRLNQIAVAIFTERLAERGLELTPVQYAVLSTLGESEGLGQAALAGAVAYDKVTIGGVLDRMESKGLVARRVSPRDRRARELSLTEQGAALLAKAKPVVAALQSDILAGLDTAEQATFLSLLQKATEAGNALSRAPLKL
- a CDS encoding ATPase, with the translated sequence MAVARAVGCDGGGSGSRLVLLWDGARHEVTGGPANATSDRAGAVAEIAALLARAAEAAGVAVEALKGLPAHYAIAGVVDEGIAQAVAEALPVPGVVEEDQRAAVRGALGAEPGFVAGIGTGSYLARQGEAGFATIGGHGLVLGDEASGAWLGRELLRAVLAVADGMEPATPLTRAVSAEFGGASGVVAFAASARPQEFASLAPRVFEAEGDSVARHMLVCGGDYIARGLLALGWSAGDVICLTGGAGPRYAGFLPQEMQDALVPACGSALDGALALALEQRP
- the maiA gene encoding maleylacetoacetate isomerase codes for the protein MKFHGYFRSSSSYRCRTACNLKGVDYDFVSVHLTKDGGAQKGEGYKALNPQGLVPSFELEGGEVLTQSPAILEWLDETYPEPKLLPDDPIERAHVRAFCAAIACEIHPLQNLRVLQYLRGEYGQDQEGVEAWCQRWIGNGLAACEALLAKRPAQDFCFGNAPGMADIYLVPQVFSAARFKVDLSAMPNLRRIAETCNALPAFAEAHPSKQPDAE
- a CDS encoding cupin domain-containing protein, whose translation is MALLGTLEELPEDYREDMTAAGVAPLWPMMRNVLPHGAPKPVTKPGHWRYEAIRPLLHRAGELTPVEKAERRVLVLSDPGRGTGSMQATSSIYLGLQFLLPGETAPAHVHTPSAVRIIVEGEGGYTVVNGEKLPMQEGDLVLTPGGEWHDHGHEGKDPVVWLDALDLPLFVYLEGSYAEEGPLQNQRNRPDPSQIDYRAAGLAPARKLGAQKKRYPMARYPWARTREALVETMKYDGGPVVELDYINPETGTDVLPTMGFTAMMIEAGGTETPPLRSCSSAFHVIEGKGHSIVNGERIDWAAKDTFTAPVFAEITHHADEEAFLVRIHDRPLQEKLDYYEERAR
- the nagA gene encoding N-acetylglucosamine-6-phosphate deacetylase; amino-acid sequence: MSAVAYTAGAVHDGTALRRGVALVVEGPVVRGLAAAGELPEDCALVETGVAIIAPGYVDLQVNGGGGVMLNDGPSPERLRVMARAHAACGTTSILPTLITAAPDTTEQAIAAVETAIPGVIGLHLEGPHLDPAKAGAHSPGLIRAMGEDDLARLLAVRGRLKVTLAPDSVSLGQVERLAADGVLVSLGHAACTYEQARDYAAAGARCVTHLFNAMSQMESRAPGLAGAALACGELSAGLICDGVHVHPETMRLAARGKQGPGRLFLVSDAMACAGSEIASFTLDRREILRRDGRLTLADGTLAGADLVMAQAVQNAVRLMGLSVEEAIAMATGVPAALVEAEVGRLRPKAPADFIALDESLNVQRVWQAGSEL